In the genome of Quercus robur chromosome 3, dhQueRobu3.1, whole genome shotgun sequence, one region contains:
- the LOC126718185 gene encoding protein BONZAI 3-like isoform X2, with translation MGNCFSDVEGGKQAVGGIQQMPNSIATTNNNNNGEHNDAIEFFFRSRGIQPLFTQIESDPMAVVYAKKRDGKLEELGRTEVVLNSLNPAWIEKVTVAFQFEIVQPLVFHVYDVDSKYHNVPVKTLKLNDQEFLGEATCVLSEIVAKQTRSLTLNLNNKNGHTSLRNLGALTIHAEETASSRSCVEMVVHCSHLDNKDLFSKSDPFLRISRIVESGGSVPICKTEVVKDNLNPIWKPLCLSIQQFGSKDNPLIIECFDFNSSGNHVLIGKLQKSVADLEKLHIERSGANLTLPSPHHGHEKVLKGQLFVDQFCKKQQYSFLDYISSGFELNFMVAVDFTASNGNPRNLDSLHYIDPSGRLNSYQRAITEVGEVIQFYDSNRCFPAWGFGGRTIDGTTSHCFNLNGSTGAFEVEGVEGIMAAYARALHNVALAGPTLFGPVINTAAQIAGQSISYNSSKYFVLLIITDGVITDLQETKDALVRASDLPLSILIVGVGGADFREMEVLDADNGRRLESSTGRVATRDIVQFVPMRDVHSGQISVVQALLEELPGQFLTYMRSRDIKPSPLHAASTSS, from the exons atgggGAACTGCTTTTCCGATGTGGAGGGAGGCAAGCAAGCGGTGGGTGGGATCCAACAAATGCCCAATAGTATTGCCActaccaacaacaacaacaatggcgAACACAACGACGCCATTGAGTTCTTCTTCAGGTCTCGTGGCATTCAGCCTCTCTTCACGCAAATTGAG AGTGATCCAATGGCTGTGGTGTATGCAAAGAAAAGAGATGGAAAACTAGAGGAGTTAGGTCGCACTGAGGTTGTATTGAATAGTTTGAATCCTGCATGGATAGAAAAAGTTACAGTTGCATTTCAGTTCGAGATTGTGCAGCCATTGGT ATTTCATGTATATGATGTGGATTCAAAATATCATAATGTACCTGTGAAG ACGCTAAAATTGAATGATCAAGAATTTCTTGGAGAGGCTACTTGTGTTCTATCTGAG ATAGTGGCAAAACAAACTCGGAGTTTAACCCTAAATCTCAATAACAAAAATGGGCATACGAGCTTGAGGAACTTAGGGGCACTCACTATCCATGCAGAGGAAACAGCTTCTTCGAGGAGTTGTGTTGAGATGGTAGTCCATTGTTCCCACTTGGATAACAAGGACCTATTCTCTAAAAGT gatCCTTTCTTAAGAATATCTAGAATTGTTGAGAGTGGAGGCTCTGTTCCAATATGCAAAACTGAAGTGGTGAAGGACAATTTGAATCCAATTTGGAAACCCCTATGCTTGAGCATACAGCAATTTGGAAGTAAG GATAACCCATTAATTATCGAGTGCTTTGATTTCAATAGCAGTGGCAATCATGTGCTTATTGG TAAGCTCCAGAAATCTGTGGCCGACCTGGAAAAACTTCATATAGAAAGAAGTGGTGCAAATCTCACCTTACCATCTCCTCATCATGGTCATGAGAAG GTTTTGAAGGGACAGCTGTTTGTGGATCAATTTTGTAAAAAGCAACAGTACAGTTTTCTGGATTACATTTCCAGTGGATTTGAGCTTAACTTTATGGTTGCTGTTGACTTTACAG CCTCAAATGGAAATCCTCGAAATCTAGATTCTTTACACTACATTGATCCTTCTGGCCGGTTGAATTCTTATCAACGG GCTATAACGGAGGTTGGGGAGGTCATTCAGTTTTATGATTCCAATAGGTGCTTTCCTGCTTGGGGCTTTGGAGGAAGAACAATTGATGGTACCACATCACATTGTTTTAACTTGAATGGAAGTACAGGAGCCTTTGAG gtTGAAGGAGTTGAAGGCATCATGGCTGCTTATGCAAGGGCTCTACATAATGTTGCCCTGGCAGGACCCACTTTATTTGGCCCAGTGATTAACACAGCTGCACAAATTGCTGGCCAGTCCATCTCATACAACAGCAGCAAATACTTTGTCTTGCTCATTATAACG GATGGAGTCATTACAGACCTGCAAGAAACAAAAGACGCTCTGGTCAGGGCATCCGATCTGCCTCTATCTATCCTTATTGTTGGAGTGGGGGGTGCAGATTTTAGAGAAATGGAG GTTCTTGATGCTGACAATGGAAGACGGTTAGAGAGCTCTACGGGTCGTGTGGCTACACGTGACATCGTGCAATTTGTTCCAATGCGAGATGTGCATA GTGGGCAGATTTCTGTGGTTCAAGCTCTATTGGAAGAGCTACCTGGACAGTTTTTGACATACATGCGAAGTAGAGATATCAAGCCAAGCCCTCTCCATGCAGCCTCAACTTCTTCTTGA
- the LOC126718185 gene encoding protein BONZAI 3-like isoform X1: MGNCFSDVEGGKQAVGGIQQMPNSIATTNNNNNGEHNDAIEFFFRSRGIQPLFTQIELSVSASNLLDRDITSKSDPMAVVYAKKRDGKLEELGRTEVVLNSLNPAWIEKVTVAFQFEIVQPLVFHVYDVDSKYHNVPVKTLKLNDQEFLGEATCVLSEIVAKQTRSLTLNLNNKNGHTSLRNLGALTIHAEETASSRSCVEMVVHCSHLDNKDLFSKSDPFLRISRIVESGGSVPICKTEVVKDNLNPIWKPLCLSIQQFGSKDNPLIIECFDFNSSGNHVLIGKLQKSVADLEKLHIERSGANLTLPSPHHGHEKVLKGQLFVDQFCKKQQYSFLDYISSGFELNFMVAVDFTASNGNPRNLDSLHYIDPSGRLNSYQRAITEVGEVIQFYDSNRCFPAWGFGGRTIDGTTSHCFNLNGSTGAFEVEGVEGIMAAYARALHNVALAGPTLFGPVINTAAQIAGQSISYNSSKYFVLLIITDGVITDLQETKDALVRASDLPLSILIVGVGGADFREMEVLDADNGRRLESSTGRVATRDIVQFVPMRDVHSGQISVVQALLEELPGQFLTYMRSRDIKPSPLHAASTSS, translated from the exons atgggGAACTGCTTTTCCGATGTGGAGGGAGGCAAGCAAGCGGTGGGTGGGATCCAACAAATGCCCAATAGTATTGCCActaccaacaacaacaacaatggcgAACACAACGACGCCATTGAGTTCTTCTTCAGGTCTCGTGGCATTCAGCCTCTCTTCACGCAAATTGAG TTATCTGTATCTGCATCTAACTTGCTTGACCGTGACATCACTTCAAAG AGTGATCCAATGGCTGTGGTGTATGCAAAGAAAAGAGATGGAAAACTAGAGGAGTTAGGTCGCACTGAGGTTGTATTGAATAGTTTGAATCCTGCATGGATAGAAAAAGTTACAGTTGCATTTCAGTTCGAGATTGTGCAGCCATTGGT ATTTCATGTATATGATGTGGATTCAAAATATCATAATGTACCTGTGAAG ACGCTAAAATTGAATGATCAAGAATTTCTTGGAGAGGCTACTTGTGTTCTATCTGAG ATAGTGGCAAAACAAACTCGGAGTTTAACCCTAAATCTCAATAACAAAAATGGGCATACGAGCTTGAGGAACTTAGGGGCACTCACTATCCATGCAGAGGAAACAGCTTCTTCGAGGAGTTGTGTTGAGATGGTAGTCCATTGTTCCCACTTGGATAACAAGGACCTATTCTCTAAAAGT gatCCTTTCTTAAGAATATCTAGAATTGTTGAGAGTGGAGGCTCTGTTCCAATATGCAAAACTGAAGTGGTGAAGGACAATTTGAATCCAATTTGGAAACCCCTATGCTTGAGCATACAGCAATTTGGAAGTAAG GATAACCCATTAATTATCGAGTGCTTTGATTTCAATAGCAGTGGCAATCATGTGCTTATTGG TAAGCTCCAGAAATCTGTGGCCGACCTGGAAAAACTTCATATAGAAAGAAGTGGTGCAAATCTCACCTTACCATCTCCTCATCATGGTCATGAGAAG GTTTTGAAGGGACAGCTGTTTGTGGATCAATTTTGTAAAAAGCAACAGTACAGTTTTCTGGATTACATTTCCAGTGGATTTGAGCTTAACTTTATGGTTGCTGTTGACTTTACAG CCTCAAATGGAAATCCTCGAAATCTAGATTCTTTACACTACATTGATCCTTCTGGCCGGTTGAATTCTTATCAACGG GCTATAACGGAGGTTGGGGAGGTCATTCAGTTTTATGATTCCAATAGGTGCTTTCCTGCTTGGGGCTTTGGAGGAAGAACAATTGATGGTACCACATCACATTGTTTTAACTTGAATGGAAGTACAGGAGCCTTTGAG gtTGAAGGAGTTGAAGGCATCATGGCTGCTTATGCAAGGGCTCTACATAATGTTGCCCTGGCAGGACCCACTTTATTTGGCCCAGTGATTAACACAGCTGCACAAATTGCTGGCCAGTCCATCTCATACAACAGCAGCAAATACTTTGTCTTGCTCATTATAACG GATGGAGTCATTACAGACCTGCAAGAAACAAAAGACGCTCTGGTCAGGGCATCCGATCTGCCTCTATCTATCCTTATTGTTGGAGTGGGGGGTGCAGATTTTAGAGAAATGGAG GTTCTTGATGCTGACAATGGAAGACGGTTAGAGAGCTCTACGGGTCGTGTGGCTACACGTGACATCGTGCAATTTGTTCCAATGCGAGATGTGCATA GTGGGCAGATTTCTGTGGTTCAAGCTCTATTGGAAGAGCTACCTGGACAGTTTTTGACATACATGCGAAGTAGAGATATCAAGCCAAGCCCTCTCCATGCAGCCTCAACTTCTTCTTGA
- the LOC126718185 gene encoding protein BONZAI 3-like isoform X3: protein MAVVYAKKRDGKLEELGRTEVVLNSLNPAWIEKVTVAFQFEIVQPLVFHVYDVDSKYHNVPVKTLKLNDQEFLGEATCVLSEIVAKQTRSLTLNLNNKNGHTSLRNLGALTIHAEETASSRSCVEMVVHCSHLDNKDLFSKSDPFLRISRIVESGGSVPICKTEVVKDNLNPIWKPLCLSIQQFGSKDNPLIIECFDFNSSGNHVLIGKLQKSVADLEKLHIERSGANLTLPSPHHGHEKVLKGQLFVDQFCKKQQYSFLDYISSGFELNFMVAVDFTASNGNPRNLDSLHYIDPSGRLNSYQRAITEVGEVIQFYDSNRCFPAWGFGGRTIDGTTSHCFNLNGSTGAFEVEGVEGIMAAYARALHNVALAGPTLFGPVINTAAQIAGQSISYNSSKYFVLLIITDGVITDLQETKDALVRASDLPLSILIVGVGGADFREMEVLDADNGRRLESSTGRVATRDIVQFVPMRDVHSGQISVVQALLEELPGQFLTYMRSRDIKPSPLHAASTSS from the exons ATGGCTGTGGTGTATGCAAAGAAAAGAGATGGAAAACTAGAGGAGTTAGGTCGCACTGAGGTTGTATTGAATAGTTTGAATCCTGCATGGATAGAAAAAGTTACAGTTGCATTTCAGTTCGAGATTGTGCAGCCATTGGT ATTTCATGTATATGATGTGGATTCAAAATATCATAATGTACCTGTGAAG ACGCTAAAATTGAATGATCAAGAATTTCTTGGAGAGGCTACTTGTGTTCTATCTGAG ATAGTGGCAAAACAAACTCGGAGTTTAACCCTAAATCTCAATAACAAAAATGGGCATACGAGCTTGAGGAACTTAGGGGCACTCACTATCCATGCAGAGGAAACAGCTTCTTCGAGGAGTTGTGTTGAGATGGTAGTCCATTGTTCCCACTTGGATAACAAGGACCTATTCTCTAAAAGT gatCCTTTCTTAAGAATATCTAGAATTGTTGAGAGTGGAGGCTCTGTTCCAATATGCAAAACTGAAGTGGTGAAGGACAATTTGAATCCAATTTGGAAACCCCTATGCTTGAGCATACAGCAATTTGGAAGTAAG GATAACCCATTAATTATCGAGTGCTTTGATTTCAATAGCAGTGGCAATCATGTGCTTATTGG TAAGCTCCAGAAATCTGTGGCCGACCTGGAAAAACTTCATATAGAAAGAAGTGGTGCAAATCTCACCTTACCATCTCCTCATCATGGTCATGAGAAG GTTTTGAAGGGACAGCTGTTTGTGGATCAATTTTGTAAAAAGCAACAGTACAGTTTTCTGGATTACATTTCCAGTGGATTTGAGCTTAACTTTATGGTTGCTGTTGACTTTACAG CCTCAAATGGAAATCCTCGAAATCTAGATTCTTTACACTACATTGATCCTTCTGGCCGGTTGAATTCTTATCAACGG GCTATAACGGAGGTTGGGGAGGTCATTCAGTTTTATGATTCCAATAGGTGCTTTCCTGCTTGGGGCTTTGGAGGAAGAACAATTGATGGTACCACATCACATTGTTTTAACTTGAATGGAAGTACAGGAGCCTTTGAG gtTGAAGGAGTTGAAGGCATCATGGCTGCTTATGCAAGGGCTCTACATAATGTTGCCCTGGCAGGACCCACTTTATTTGGCCCAGTGATTAACACAGCTGCACAAATTGCTGGCCAGTCCATCTCATACAACAGCAGCAAATACTTTGTCTTGCTCATTATAACG GATGGAGTCATTACAGACCTGCAAGAAACAAAAGACGCTCTGGTCAGGGCATCCGATCTGCCTCTATCTATCCTTATTGTTGGAGTGGGGGGTGCAGATTTTAGAGAAATGGAG GTTCTTGATGCTGACAATGGAAGACGGTTAGAGAGCTCTACGGGTCGTGTGGCTACACGTGACATCGTGCAATTTGTTCCAATGCGAGATGTGCATA GTGGGCAGATTTCTGTGGTTCAAGCTCTATTGGAAGAGCTACCTGGACAGTTTTTGACATACATGCGAAGTAGAGATATCAAGCCAAGCCCTCTCCATGCAGCCTCAACTTCTTCTTGA